The following proteins are co-located in the Triplophysa dalaica isolate WHDGS20190420 chromosome 2, ASM1584641v1, whole genome shotgun sequence genome:
- the LOC130409151 gene encoding interferon-induced protein 44-like isoform X1 — MGGSSSKSAEPYSAPKPAAPVQKQELDEPWRKFEWDSISELKRNLEEFTPSDPNVKEIKIIVAGQIGAGKSSFINSINNAFRGRITSSALVNSSSGGSKSFTTKLKGHRIRSGKVALPIVFKDIMGLEPDAMAGSQAEDIINALFGHVKDGYEFKTNPLTHKDQHYTSDPSLSDQAFCLVYVIAADTVQFTDDKLIDKLKIIRHRISERGIPQVIVMTKVDEACPLVKNDLRKIYYSKKIKEKMQMCSDKVGVPMNNIFPVKNYHDEIDTEDDIDLLILKALQQIVNLADDRLIENSDN; from the exons atggGAGGATCCTCATCAAAATCTGCTGAACCATACTCGGCACCGAAACCTGCAGCGCCAGTTCAAAAACAAg AATTGGACGAACCATGGAGGAAGTTTGAATGGGA CAGTATATCAGAACTGAAAAGGAATCTAGAAGAATTCACTCCAAGTGATCCAAATGTTAAGGAAATCAAGATTATTGTTGCTGGTCAAATTGGTGCAGGAAAGTCCAGCTTTATAAACTCCATCAATAACGCTTTTCGAGGTCGGATCACCTCATCAGCGCTTGTTAATTCATCTTCTGGTGGTAGTAAAAGTTTTACAACTAAA CTGAAAGGACACCGCATCAGAAGTGGAAAAGTTGCTTTGCCTATTGTCTTCAAAGACATAATGGGTTTAGAACCTGATGCAATGGCTGGGTCTCAAGCAGAAGACATCATCAATGCTTTATTTGGCCATGTGAAGGACGGCTATGAA TTCAAGACGAACCCACTCACTCATAAGGATCAACATTATACCAGTGACCCCAGTCTCTCTGACCAGGCTTTCTGTCTGGTTTACGTCATAGCTGCTGATACAGTCCAGTTCACAGATGACAAACTCATTGACAAGTTGAAGATCATCCGTCACAGAATCAGTGAAAGAG GGATTCCTCAAGTGATTGTCATGACTAAAGTGGATGAAGCATGTCCACTGGTGAAAAATGATCTAAGAAAGATCTACTACAGCAAGAAGATCAAAGAGAAG ATGCAGATGTGCAGTGATAAAGTGGGTGTGCCAATGAACAACATCTTCCCAGTGAAGAACTACCATGATGAGATCGACACTGAAGATGATATTGAtcttctgattctgaaagcATTGCAACAGATTGTAAATCTCGCTGATGATAGATTGATTGAGAACAGTGATAACtga
- the LOC130409151 gene encoding interferon-induced protein 44-like isoform X2, with product MGGSSSKSAEPYSAPKPAAPVQKQELDEPWRKFEWDISELKRNLEEFTPSDPNVKEIKIIVAGQIGAGKSSFINSINNAFRGRITSSALVNSSSGGSKSFTTKLKGHRIRSGKVALPIVFKDIMGLEPDAMAGSQAEDIINALFGHVKDGYEFKTNPLTHKDQHYTSDPSLSDQAFCLVYVIAADTVQFTDDKLIDKLKIIRHRISERGIPQVIVMTKVDEACPLVKNDLRKIYYSKKIKEKMQMCSDKVGVPMNNIFPVKNYHDEIDTEDDIDLLILKALQQIVNLADDRLIENSDN from the exons atggGAGGATCCTCATCAAAATCTGCTGAACCATACTCGGCACCGAAACCTGCAGCGCCAGTTCAAAAACAAg AATTGGACGAACCATGGAGGAAGTTTGAATGGGA TATATCAGAACTGAAAAGGAATCTAGAAGAATTCACTCCAAGTGATCCAAATGTTAAGGAAATCAAGATTATTGTTGCTGGTCAAATTGGTGCAGGAAAGTCCAGCTTTATAAACTCCATCAATAACGCTTTTCGAGGTCGGATCACCTCATCAGCGCTTGTTAATTCATCTTCTGGTGGTAGTAAAAGTTTTACAACTAAA CTGAAAGGACACCGCATCAGAAGTGGAAAAGTTGCTTTGCCTATTGTCTTCAAAGACATAATGGGTTTAGAACCTGATGCAATGGCTGGGTCTCAAGCAGAAGACATCATCAATGCTTTATTTGGCCATGTGAAGGACGGCTATGAA TTCAAGACGAACCCACTCACTCATAAGGATCAACATTATACCAGTGACCCCAGTCTCTCTGACCAGGCTTTCTGTCTGGTTTACGTCATAGCTGCTGATACAGTCCAGTTCACAGATGACAAACTCATTGACAAGTTGAAGATCATCCGTCACAGAATCAGTGAAAGAG GGATTCCTCAAGTGATTGTCATGACTAAAGTGGATGAAGCATGTCCACTGGTGAAAAATGATCTAAGAAAGATCTACTACAGCAAGAAGATCAAAGAGAAG ATGCAGATGTGCAGTGATAAAGTGGGTGTGCCAATGAACAACATCTTCCCAGTGAAGAACTACCATGATGAGATCGACACTGAAGATGATATTGAtcttctgattctgaaagcATTGCAACAGATTGTAAATCTCGCTGATGATAGATTGATTGAGAACAGTGATAACtga